In the genome of Cronobacter malonaticus LMG 23826, one region contains:
- a CDS encoding ABC transporter ATP-binding protein, with the protein MIVFSSLQIRRGTRVLLDNATATINPGQKVGLVGKNGCGKSTLLSLLKNEISADGGSFTYPGTWQLAWVNQETPALAQPAMEYVIDGDREYRAFERELNDATERNDGHAIATAHGKLDAIDAWTIRSRAASLLHGLGFSNEQLTRPVSDFSGGWRMRLNLAQALICRSDLLLLDEPTNHLDLDAVIWLEKWLKSYNGTLILISHDRDFLDPVVDKIIHIEQQNMFEYTGNYSSFERQRATRLAQQQATYESQQQRVAHLQSFIDRFKAKASKAKQAQSRIKMLERMELIAPAHVDNPFHFSFRAPESLPNPLLKMEKVSAGYGERIILNSIKLNLVPGSRIGLLGRNGAGKSTLIKLLAGELSPVSGDIGLAKGIKLGYFAQHQLEFLRADESPLQHLARIAPRETEQQLRDYLGGFGFQGDKVTEVTERFSGGEKARLVLALIVWQRPNLLLLDEPTNHLDLDMRQALTDALIEFEGALVVVSHDRHLIRSTTDDLYLVHDGKVEPFDGDLDDYQQWLSDVQKQESQSDDASREKENGNSAQARKDQKRREAELRTQTQPLRKEITRLEKEMEKLNATLAGVEEKLADSAIYDPARKAEMNECLQTQAKTKAALEECEMAWLDAQEQLEAMLQSE; encoded by the coding sequence ATGATTGTTTTCTCCTCGTTACAAATTCGTCGCGGCACCCGTGTGCTGCTGGACAACGCCACCGCCACGATCAATCCGGGCCAGAAAGTGGGCCTGGTGGGCAAAAACGGCTGTGGCAAATCCACGCTCCTGTCGCTTCTGAAAAACGAGATTAGCGCTGACGGCGGGAGTTTCACCTACCCAGGCACCTGGCAGCTCGCATGGGTCAATCAGGAAACGCCTGCGCTCGCGCAGCCCGCCATGGAATATGTGATTGACGGCGACCGCGAATACCGCGCCTTTGAGCGTGAGCTGAACGACGCCACCGAGCGCAACGATGGTCACGCCATCGCCACGGCGCACGGCAAGCTGGACGCCATCGACGCCTGGACCATTCGCTCGCGCGCCGCGAGCCTTCTGCACGGGCTGGGCTTCAGCAATGAACAGCTGACGCGCCCGGTGAGCGATTTCTCCGGCGGCTGGCGTATGCGTCTTAACCTCGCGCAGGCGCTGATTTGCCGCTCCGATCTGCTGCTGCTCGACGAACCGACCAACCACCTCGATCTCGATGCGGTCATCTGGCTGGAGAAATGGCTGAAAAGCTATAACGGTACGCTGATCCTTATCTCGCACGACCGTGATTTCCTGGATCCGGTGGTCGACAAAATCATTCATATCGAACAGCAAAATATGTTCGAGTACACCGGCAACTACAGCTCGTTTGAGCGCCAGCGCGCCACGCGTCTCGCCCAGCAGCAGGCAACGTATGAAAGCCAGCAGCAGCGCGTCGCGCATCTGCAAAGCTTTATCGACCGCTTTAAAGCCAAAGCGTCCAAAGCGAAGCAGGCGCAGAGCCGCATCAAAATGCTGGAGCGCATGGAGCTGATTGCGCCTGCCCACGTGGACAACCCGTTCCACTTCAGCTTCCGCGCGCCGGAAAGCCTGCCTAATCCACTGCTGAAAATGGAAAAAGTCAGCGCCGGTTATGGCGAGCGCATCATTCTGAACTCCATCAAGCTCAATCTGGTGCCCGGCTCACGCATCGGTCTGCTGGGGCGCAACGGCGCAGGCAAATCGACGCTGATTAAACTGCTGGCGGGCGAACTTTCGCCAGTGAGCGGTGACATCGGGCTTGCCAAAGGCATCAAGCTTGGTTACTTCGCGCAGCATCAGCTGGAATTTTTACGCGCCGACGAATCGCCGTTGCAGCATCTGGCGCGCATCGCCCCGCGTGAAACCGAACAGCAGCTACGCGACTATCTCGGCGGCTTCGGCTTCCAGGGCGATAAAGTCACGGAAGTTACCGAGCGGTTCTCCGGCGGTGAGAAAGCGCGTCTGGTGCTGGCGCTGATTGTCTGGCAGCGCCCTAACCTGCTGCTGCTCGATGAACCGACCAACCACCTGGATCTCGACATGCGCCAGGCGCTGACCGACGCGCTGATCGAATTCGAAGGCGCGCTGGTGGTGGTCTCGCACGACCGTCACCTGATCCGCTCCACCACCGACGATCTCTATCTGGTGCATGACGGCAAAGTCGAACCGTTCGACGGCGATCTGGACGATTACCAGCAGTGGCTCAGCGACGTGCAGAAGCAGGAGAGCCAGAGCGACGACGCCAGCCGCGAGAAAGAGAACGGCAACAGCGCGCAGGCGCGCAAAGATCAGAAGCGCCGCGAGGCGGAGCTGCGCACCCAGACGCAACCGCTGCGTAAAGAGATAACCCGTCTGGAAAAAGAGATGGAAAAGCTCAACGCCACGCTTGCGGGCGTCGAAGAGAAGCTCGCCGACAGCGCCATTTACGATCCGGCTCGCAAAGCGGAGATGAATGAGTGTCTGCAAACGCAGGCGAAGACCAAAGCGGCGCTGGAAGAGTGCGAAATGGCGTGGCTGGACGCGCAG
- the kefG gene encoding glutathione-regulated potassium-efflux system ancillary protein KefG, whose product MSQTAKVLLLYAHPESQDSVANRVLLKPALQLPNVTVHDLYAHYPDFFIDISHEQALLRDHDVIVFQFPLYTYSCPALLKEWFDRVLSRGFASGVGGNALAGKYWRCVITTGEPETAYRPDGFNRYALTDILRPFELTAAMCRMHWMTPLIIYWARRQSLSELASHGRAYERWLADPLTPGGF is encoded by the coding sequence ATGTCACAGACAGCGAAAGTTTTGCTGCTGTATGCCCATCCGGAATCTCAGGACTCGGTGGCCAACCGGGTTTTGCTTAAGCCGGCTCTGCAATTACCTAATGTCACGGTGCATGACCTCTATGCCCACTATCCCGATTTCTTTATCGATATCAGTCATGAGCAGGCGTTGCTGCGCGATCACGATGTGATTGTTTTTCAGTTCCCGCTTTACACCTATAGCTGTCCGGCGCTGCTGAAAGAGTGGTTCGACCGCGTGTTGAGCCGCGGTTTCGCGAGCGGCGTGGGCGGCAATGCGCTTGCCGGCAAATACTGGCGCTGCGTCATTACGACCGGCGAGCCGGAGACGGCCTATCGCCCGGACGGGTTTAACCGCTACGCTCTGACCGACATCCTGCGGCCTTTCGAGCTGACCGCCGCCATGTGCCGTATGCACTGGATGACACCGCTGATTATTTACTGGGCGCGGCGTCAGTCGCTTTCCGAACTGGCGTCTCATGGCCGCGCGTATGAACGCTGGCTTGCGGACCCGTTAACGCCGGGAGGCTTCTGA
- the kefB gene encoding glutathione-regulated potassium-efflux system protein KefB, translating into MEGSDLLLAGILFLFAAVVAVPIAARLGIGAVLGYLLAGIAIGPWGLGFISDVDEILHFSELGVVFLMFLIGLELNPSKLWKLRRSIFGIGAAQVLLSAVVLAGLLMLTDFAWQAAVVGGIGLAMSSTAMALQLMRDKGMNRTEGGQLGFSVLLFQDLAVIPALAMVPLLAGNGDEHPDWLKIGMKVLAFAVMLVGGRYLLRPVFRFIAGSGVREVFTAAALLLVLGSALFMDLLGLSMALGTFIAGILLAESEYRHELEIAIEPFKGLLLGLFFISVGMALNLGVLYTHILWVVMSVVVLVSVKMAVLYGLGRFQGLRRTERLPFAGVLSQGGEFAFVLFSSASSQKLFHNDQMALLLVTVTLSMMTTPLVMKGIDRLLARHFNAPDEDAEMPYVEDDKPQVIIVGFGRFGQVIGRLLMANKMRITVLERDISAVNLMRKYGYKVYYGDATELELLRAAGAESAQSIVVTCNDPEDTMRIVHLCQQHFPRMEILARARGRVEAHELLQAGVKQFSRETFSSALELGRKTLISLGMHPHQAQRAQLHFRRLDMRMLRELMPVHTDNAQISRVREARRELEEIFHREMQQERRQLDGWDEFE; encoded by the coding sequence ATGGAAGGTTCGGACCTGCTGCTGGCAGGCATTCTGTTTCTTTTCGCCGCGGTGGTGGCGGTGCCAATCGCGGCGCGCCTGGGGATCGGCGCGGTGCTCGGCTATTTGCTGGCGGGGATCGCCATCGGCCCGTGGGGGCTTGGCTTTATCAGCGACGTCGACGAGATCCTGCACTTTTCAGAGCTGGGCGTCGTGTTTTTGATGTTTCTGATAGGGCTTGAGCTGAATCCGTCAAAACTCTGGAAACTGCGGCGTTCTATTTTCGGCATTGGCGCAGCCCAGGTGCTGTTAAGCGCCGTGGTGCTGGCGGGCCTCCTGATGCTGACCGATTTCGCGTGGCAGGCAGCCGTGGTGGGCGGCATCGGCCTTGCGATGTCGTCTACCGCGATGGCGTTGCAGTTGATGCGTGATAAAGGCATGAACCGCACCGAAGGCGGCCAGTTAGGATTCTCCGTGCTGCTGTTTCAGGATCTCGCGGTGATCCCGGCGCTGGCGATGGTGCCTCTGCTGGCGGGCAACGGCGATGAACACCCGGACTGGCTGAAAATCGGCATGAAGGTGCTGGCGTTCGCCGTCATGCTGGTCGGCGGACGTTATCTGCTGCGCCCGGTGTTTCGGTTTATTGCCGGTTCCGGCGTGCGCGAGGTGTTTACCGCCGCCGCGCTGCTGCTGGTGCTGGGCTCCGCGCTGTTTATGGATTTGCTTGGGCTTTCTATGGCGCTCGGCACGTTTATCGCGGGCATTCTGCTGGCCGAGAGCGAATATCGCCACGAACTGGAAATCGCCATCGAGCCTTTCAAAGGGCTGCTGCTGGGGCTGTTTTTTATCTCCGTCGGCATGGCGCTGAACCTGGGCGTTCTCTATACCCATATTTTATGGGTCGTGATGAGCGTGGTGGTGCTGGTGAGCGTCAAGATGGCGGTGCTGTATGGTCTCGGGCGTTTCCAGGGGCTGCGGCGCACCGAGCGGCTGCCGTTCGCGGGCGTGCTGAGCCAGGGCGGAGAATTCGCGTTTGTGCTCTTCTCCAGCGCCTCGTCGCAGAAGCTTTTCCACAATGACCAGATGGCGCTGCTGCTGGTAACGGTAACGCTCTCGATGATGACCACGCCGCTGGTGATGAAAGGCATCGACCGACTGCTGGCGCGCCACTTTAACGCACCGGATGAAGACGCCGAAATGCCTTACGTGGAAGATGATAAGCCGCAGGTGATTATCGTCGGCTTCGGGCGTTTCGGGCAGGTGATTGGCCGCCTGCTGATGGCCAACAAAATGCGTATTACGGTGCTGGAGCGCGATATCAGCGCGGTCAACCTGATGCGAAAATATGGCTATAAAGTTTACTATGGTGACGCCACCGAGCTTGAACTGCTGCGCGCCGCCGGGGCCGAATCCGCGCAGTCGATTGTCGTCACCTGCAATGACCCGGAAGATACCATGCGCATCGTGCATCTCTGCCAGCAGCACTTTCCGCGGATGGAGATCCTGGCGCGGGCGCGCGGGCGCGTCGAGGCGCATGAGCTTTTGCAGGCTGGCGTGAAGCAGTTTTCGCGCGAGACGTTCTCCAGCGCGCTGGAGCTTGGGCGTAAGACTCTTATCTCCCTTGGCATGCATCCGCATCAGGCGCAGCGCGCGCAGCTTCACTTCCGCCGTCTTGATATGCGCATGCTGCGCGAACTGATGCCGGTGCATACCGATAACGCGCAAATCTCCCGCGTTCGCGAGGCCAGACGCGAGCTGGAAGAGATTTTCCACCGTGAGATGCAGCAGGAACGACGCCAGCTGGACGGCTGGGACGAATTTGAATAG
- a CDS encoding YheV family putative zinc ribbon protein translates to MAVRKRFIAGAVCPKCQAQDSLAMWRENQVDIVECVKCGHQMREADKEVREKVRKDEQVIGIFHPD, encoded by the coding sequence ATGGCTGTGCGTAAACGTTTTATTGCCGGGGCCGTCTGCCCGAAATGCCAGGCGCAGGATTCTCTCGCCATGTGGCGTGAAAATCAGGTCGATATCGTCGAGTGCGTAAAGTGCGGGCATCAGATGCGCGAGGCGGACAAAGAAGTTCGCGAGAAGGTTCGCAAAGATGAGCAAGTCATAGGGATTTTTCATCCCGACTAG
- the slyD gene encoding peptidylprolyl isomerase, protein MKVAKDLVVSLAYQVRTEDGVLVDESPVSAPLDYLHGHGSLISGLEAALEGHDVGDKFDVNVGANDAYGQYDENLVQRVPKDVFMGVDELQVGMRFLAETDQGPVPVEITEVGDDHVVVDGNHMLAGQNLNFNVEVVAIREATEEELAHGHVHGANGHHHDHDHDHDHDGCCGGHGHSHDHEHGKGGCGNGGCGCH, encoded by the coding sequence ATGAAAGTAGCAAAAGACCTGGTGGTCAGCCTGGCCTATCAGGTACGTACAGAAGACGGTGTATTGGTTGATGAGTCTCCGGTGAGTGCGCCGCTGGACTACCTGCATGGTCACGGCTCCCTGATTTCCGGCCTGGAAGCGGCGCTGGAAGGTCATGACGTTGGCGATAAATTCGATGTGAACGTAGGCGCTAACGACGCTTACGGTCAGTACGATGAAAACCTGGTACAGCGCGTACCGAAAGACGTCTTCATGGGCGTTGACGAACTGCAGGTTGGCATGCGCTTCCTGGCGGAAACCGATCAGGGCCCGGTACCGGTAGAAATTACCGAAGTGGGCGACGACCACGTTGTGGTTGACGGCAACCACATGCTGGCGGGCCAGAACCTGAACTTCAACGTGGAAGTCGTGGCTATCCGCGAAGCGACCGAAGAAGAGCTGGCTCACGGCCACGTTCACGGCGCGAACGGCCATCATCATGACCACGATCACGATCACGACCACGACGGTTGCTGCGGCGGTCACGGCCATAGCCACGACCACGAACACGGTAAAGGCGGTTGCGGTAACGGCGGTTGCGGTTGCCACTAA
- a CDS encoding SlyX family protein — protein sequence MHNESTEHRIAELESRLAFQETTIEDLNAAITKHELELAKMREQLKIMVEKIKASQPSMIASQAEETPPPHY from the coding sequence ATGCACAACGAATCGACTGAACACCGCATCGCTGAGCTGGAAAGCCGGCTGGCGTTCCAGGAAACCACCATTGAAGACTTAAACGCCGCCATCACAAAGCATGAGCTGGAGCTCGCGAAGATGCGCGAACAGCTCAAAATTATGGTGGAGAAAATCAAAGCCTCGCAGCCGTCGATGATCGCATCGCAGGCGGAAGAAACGCCGCCGCCGCATTACTGA
- the fkpA gene encoding FKBP-type peptidyl-prolyl cis-trans isomerase has translation MKSLFKVTLLATTMAVAFNAPLTFAAPAAQQTPAAADSKAAFQNDDQKSAYALGASLGRYMENSLKEQEKLGIKLDKNQLIAGVQDAFADKSKLSDQEIEQTLQAFETRVKGAAQAKVEKDATENEAKGKAFRDKFAKEKGVKTSSTGLLYKVEKEGTGAAPKESDTVVVNYKGTLIDGQEFDNSYKRGEPLSFRLDGVIPGWTEGLKNIKKGGKIKLVIPPELAYGKNGVPGIPANSTLVFDVELLDINPAAKADAAPKAAAGDKADDAAKAK, from the coding sequence ATGAAATCACTGTTTAAAGTAACGCTGCTGGCGACCACGATGGCTGTGGCGTTCAACGCGCCTCTGACTTTTGCTGCACCAGCCGCACAGCAGACGCCTGCTGCCGCTGACAGCAAAGCCGCATTCCAGAACGACGATCAGAAATCGGCTTACGCGCTGGGTGCTTCACTGGGCCGTTACATGGAAAACTCCCTGAAAGAACAAGAGAAACTGGGCATCAAACTGGATAAAAACCAGCTGATCGCTGGTGTCCAGGACGCGTTTGCCGATAAGAGCAAACTCTCTGACCAGGAAATCGAGCAGACTCTGCAGGCTTTCGAAACTCGCGTGAAAGGCGCCGCTCAGGCGAAAGTCGAGAAAGACGCGACTGAAAACGAAGCGAAAGGTAAAGCCTTCCGTGACAAATTCGCCAAAGAGAAGGGCGTGAAGACCTCTTCTACCGGCCTGCTGTATAAAGTTGAGAAAGAAGGCACCGGCGCTGCGCCGAAAGAGAGCGACACCGTTGTGGTTAACTACAAAGGCACGCTTATCGACGGCCAGGAGTTCGACAACTCTTACAAACGTGGCGAGCCGCTCTCTTTCCGTCTTGACGGTGTGATCCCGGGCTGGACCGAAGGCCTGAAAAACATCAAGAAAGGCGGCAAAATCAAGCTGGTCATCCCGCCTGAGCTGGCTTACGGCAAAAACGGTGTTCCGGGTATTCCGGCTAACTCCACTCTGGTGTTTGACGTAGAACTGCTGGATATCAATCCGGCGGCGAAAGCAGACGCCGCACCGAAGGCCGCCGCAGGCGATAAAGCCGACGACGCCGCCAAAGCGAAGTAA
- a CDS encoding helix-turn-helix transcriptional regulator, giving the protein MSNSLLTNEASELDLLDQRPFEQTDFDILRSYEAVVDGLAMLIGSHCEIVLHSLQDLKCSAIRIANGEHTGRKIGSPITDLALRMLHDMTGADSSVSKCYFTRAKSGVLMKSVTIAIRNREHRVIGLLCINMNLDVPFSQIMSTFVPPETQEVPSSVNFASSVEDLVTQTLEFTIEEVNADRNVSNNAKNRQIVLNLYEKGIFDIKDAINQVADRLNISKHTVYLYIRQFKNGDFQGHER; this is encoded by the coding sequence ATGTCCAATTCGCTATTAACCAATGAGGCCAGCGAACTCGATCTGCTGGATCAGCGTCCCTTCGAACAGACCGACTTTGACATTTTGCGTTCCTACGAAGCGGTCGTGGACGGGTTAGCGATGCTCATCGGCTCCCACTGTGAAATTGTGCTGCATTCCCTGCAGGATCTGAAATGCTCGGCCATCCGCATCGCTAATGGCGAACACACGGGGCGTAAAATCGGCTCGCCGATTACCGATCTGGCACTGCGTATGCTGCACGATATGACCGGCGCTGACAGCAGCGTGTCAAAATGCTATTTCACCCGCGCGAAAAGCGGCGTGCTGATGAAATCGGTGACTATCGCCATCCGTAACCGGGAGCACCGTGTCATCGGCCTGCTGTGCATTAACATGAACCTGGATGTGCCGTTCTCCCAGATAATGAGCACTTTTGTGCCGCCGGAAACGCAGGAAGTGCCGTCTTCCGTGAACTTTGCCTCGTCCGTGGAAGATCTTGTGACCCAGACGCTGGAGTTCACCATTGAAGAGGTGAACGCGGACCGCAACGTCTCGAACAATGCCAAGAACCGCCAGATTGTCCTTAACCTTTACGAGAAAGGTATTTTTGATATTAAGGACGCTATTAACCAGGTGGCCGACCGGCTGAATATCTCCAAGCACACGGTTTATCTGTATATCCGCCAGTTTAAAAACGGCGATTTTCAGGGACATGAACGTTAA
- the tusD gene encoding sulfurtransferase complex subunit TusD: MRFALMVTGPAYGTQQASSALQFAKALLAEGHSLESVFFYREGVYNANQLTSPASDEFDLVRAWQQLHDENGVALHICVAAALRRGVTDENEARAQGLPGANLQPGFQLSGLGALAEAALTCDRVVEF; encoded by the coding sequence ATGCGCTTTGCCCTGATGGTAACCGGCCCGGCCTATGGCACGCAGCAGGCGAGCAGCGCCTTACAGTTTGCGAAAGCGTTGCTGGCAGAAGGCCACAGCCTTGAGAGTGTCTTTTTTTATCGGGAAGGGGTCTATAACGCTAATCAGCTCACATCGCCCGCAAGCGACGAGTTTGATCTGGTGCGCGCCTGGCAACAGCTGCACGACGAAAACGGCGTCGCGCTGCACATCTGTGTGGCGGCTGCGCTACGCCGCGGGGTGACGGATGAAAATGAAGCGCGAGCGCAGGGGCTGCCTGGTGCCAATCTTCAGCCCGGGTTTCAGCTGAGTGGCCTGGGCGCGCTGGCCGAAGCCGCGCTGACCTGCGACAGAGTGGTAGAGTTTTAA
- the tusC gene encoding sulfurtransferase complex subunit TusC: MKQVAFVFTQAAHGTAAGREGLDALLAMSALTEEIGVFFLSDGVFQILPGQNPQAILSRDYISTFKVLPLYDIERCYICRESLQERGLSDKHDFVIDVEALDADALRERLDSYDVVLTF, from the coding sequence ATGAAACAGGTGGCTTTTGTCTTTACCCAGGCGGCGCATGGCACCGCAGCCGGCCGTGAAGGACTCGACGCGCTGCTGGCGATGTCTGCGTTAACGGAAGAGATTGGCGTCTTTTTTCTGAGCGACGGCGTTTTTCAGATTCTGCCAGGCCAGAATCCGCAGGCGATCCTGAGCCGCGACTATATCTCTACCTTTAAAGTTCTGCCGTTGTACGATATTGAGCGCTGCTATATTTGCCGGGAATCGCTGCAGGAGCGCGGGCTTAGCGACAAACACGATTTTGTGATTGATGTCGAAGCGCTCGACGCCGACGCGCTGCGCGAACGCCTCGATAGTTACGACGTCGTGCTGACATTTTAA
- the tusB gene encoding sulfurtransferase complex subunit TusB, translating to MLYTLSHSPWQVDIHALLRLVRPGDDILLMQDGVVAAVKDNGHLATLLASPARVVALQNDVEARGLTAQISSSIDTISYTEFVKLTVKHASQMAW from the coding sequence ATGCTGTATACGCTTTCTCACTCGCCCTGGCAGGTAGATATTCACGCGCTGCTGCGCCTTGTGCGTCCGGGCGATGACATTCTTCTCATGCAGGACGGCGTGGTCGCCGCGGTTAAAGATAACGGCCATCTCGCCACGCTGCTGGCGTCGCCCGCCCGGGTCGTCGCCTTACAAAACGATGTGGAAGCTCGCGGGCTTACTGCTCAAATTTCGAGCAGTATCGATACGATTAGCTATACTGAGTTCGTCAAACTTACCGTAAAACACGCAAGCCAGATGGCCTGGTAA
- the rpsL gene encoding 30S ribosomal protein S12 has product MATVNQLVRKPRARKVAKSNVPALEACPQKRGVCTRVYTTTPKKPNSALRKVCRVRLTNGFEVTSYIGGEGHNLQEHSVILIRGGRVKDLPGVRYHTVRGALDCSGVKDRKQARSKYGVKRPKA; this is encoded by the coding sequence ATGGCAACAGTTAACCAGCTGGTTCGCAAACCTCGCGCTCGCAAAGTTGCTAAGAGCAACGTGCCGGCGCTGGAAGCTTGCCCGCAAAAACGTGGTGTATGTACTCGTGTATATACCACCACTCCGAAAAAACCGAACTCCGCACTGCGTAAAGTATGCCGTGTTCGTCTGACTAACGGTTTTGAAGTGACTTCCTACATCGGTGGTGAAGGTCACAACCTGCAGGAGCACTCCGTGATCCTGATCCGTGGCGGTCGTGTTAAAGACCTCCCGGGTGTTCGTTACCACACCGTGCGTGGCGCGCTTGACTGCTCCGGCGTTAAAGACCGTAAGCAGGCTCGCTCCAAGTATGGCGTGAAGCGTCCTAAGGCTTAA
- the rpsG gene encoding 30S ribosomal protein S7, producing MPRRRVIGQRKILPDPKFGSELLAKFVNILMVDGKKSTAESIVYSALETLAQRSGKSELEAFEVALENVRPTVEVKSRRVGGSTYQVPVEVRPVRRNALAMRWIVEAARKRGDKSMALRLANELSDAADNKGTAVKKREDVHRMAEANKAFAHYRW from the coding sequence ATGCCACGTCGTCGCGTCATTGGTCAGCGTAAAATTCTGCCGGATCCGAAGTTCGGATCAGAACTGCTGGCTAAATTTGTCAATATCCTGATGGTAGATGGTAAAAAATCTACTGCAGAATCAATCGTATACAGCGCGCTGGAGACCCTGGCTCAGCGCTCTGGTAAATCTGAACTGGAAGCTTTCGAAGTCGCTCTCGAAAACGTGCGCCCGACTGTAGAAGTTAAGTCTCGCCGCGTTGGTGGTTCTACCTACCAGGTTCCGGTTGAAGTCCGTCCGGTTCGCCGCAATGCTCTGGCAATGCGTTGGATCGTTGAAGCTGCTCGTAAACGCGGTGATAAATCCATGGCTCTGCGCCTGGCGAACGAACTTTCTGATGCTGCTGACAACAAAGGTACTGCAGTTAAGAAACGTGAAGACGTTCACCGTATGGCAGAAGCCAACAAGGCGTTCGCACACTACCGCTGGTAA